A portion of the Lolium rigidum isolate FL_2022 chromosome 1, APGP_CSIRO_Lrig_0.1, whole genome shotgun sequence genome contains these proteins:
- the LOC124649548 gene encoding RNA pseudouridine synthase 3, mitochondrial-like — protein sequence MMLRRRLGPCPWPALSRRLSRLAPPAPAPVVRVDSNNVARLGAPKPGPKPRQLLSLPPFPAGADPLAGRKVAPRRVTAVSWVKHCFDDVPQEVVQAHFNKRQVFAECSEKEVSGECVRSQKHLLKKIKHHEVMEPGMRIHLPVSVAEAEIKKRYETIPSASLHPNRDEIEYLKRLVIYKDSAILVLNKPPKVPMKGHLPVHNSMDVLAAAALKYGNEEGPKLVHRLDRDTSGLMLMGRTRESYTRLHWLFTSIKLAKTASQTWNTACESYLQRYWALVIGAPKESEGVIYAPLTKVLLDDGKAERVILAHPSGIDGAQEAVTQYRVMGPTINGCSWIELRPLTGRKHQLRVHCAEALGTPIVGDYKYGWFVHQRWKQNPQPDFEPFTGEPYKLRRPEGLEVQKGSVLSKVPLLHLHCREMVVPNIAKFLSNTGEWHDNGTPWSKEKPNLLRFIAPMPAHMKISWNVMSSYLV from the exons ATGATGCTGCGCCGCCGCCTGGGGCCGTGCCCGTGGCCGGCGTTAAGCCGGCGGCTGTCGCGCCTGGCGCCGCCCGCGCCCGCACCGGTGGTGCGCGTGGACAGCAACAACGTGGCCCGCCTCGGCGCGCCCAAGCCCGGGCCGAAGCCGCGGCAGCTGCTCTCCCTGCCGCCGTTCCCCGCCGGGGCCGACCCGCTCGCCGGGAGGAAGGTGGCGCCGCGGCGCGTGACGGCGGTGAGCTGGGTGAAGCACTGCTTCGACGACGTGCCGCAGGAGGTCGTGCAGGCGCACTTCAACAAGAGGCAG GTTTTCGCTGAGTGCTCAGAGAAGGAGGTTTCAGGGGAGTGCGTTCGGAGCCAGAAGCATCTTTTAAAAAAG ATCAAGCATCATGAAGTGATGGAGCCTGGCATGAGAATTCATCTTCCTGTGTCTGTGGCTGAGGCCGAGATAAAGAAGCGCTATGAGACCATTCCCTCTGCGTCATTGCATCCCAATAGAGATGAGATTGAGTACTTGAAAAGGCTTGTCATCTACAAG GACTCAGCCATACTTGTGCTTAACAAGCCCCCAAAAGTGCCCATGAAGGGGCATTTGCCTGTACATAATAGTATGGACGTGCTTGCAGCAGCAGCACTTAAATATGGAAATGAAGAGGGTCCAAAATTG GTCCATCGACTGGACAGAGATACTAGTGGGTTGATGTTGAtggggagaacaagagaaagctaTACCCGGTTGCACTGGCTCTTCACTAGCATCAAATTAGCAAAAACAGCTTCGCAG ACATGGAATACTGCCTGTGAATCATACTTGCAGAGGTACTGGGCATTAGTCATCGGGGCGCCTAAAGAGAGCGAAGGAGTTATATATGCTCCTCTAACAAAG GTACTTCTTGATGATGGCAAAGCTGAGAGGGTCATCCTAGCACATCCCTCTGGCATAGATGGTGCACAAGAAGCTGTAACCCAGTATCGGGTGATGGGACCCACCATCAATGGCTGCTCCTGGATTGAGTTACGCCCATTAACAGGACGGAAGCATCAG CTCCGAGTCCACTGTGCAGAAGCCTTAGGCACTCCCATCGTTGGAGATTACAAATACGGGTGGTTTGTGCACCAAAGGTGGAAGCAGAATCCCCAGCCGGACTTTGAGCCCTTCACCGGGGAACCATACAAGCTGAGGCGTCCTGAAGGCTTGGAGGTTCAGAAGGGCAGTGTTCTCTCTAAAGTCCCTTTGCTGCACCTGCATTGCCGGGAGATGGTGGTCCCTAACATCGCGAAGTTCCTTAGCAACACCGGAGAGTGGCATGATAATGGGACTCCATGGTCCAAGGAGAAGCCCAACCTCCTAAGGTTCATCGCGCCAATGCCCGCGCATATGAAAATTAGCTGGAATGTCATGTCTTCATACCTAGTGTGA
- the LOC124702003 gene encoding RNA-binding protein 208 yields MNGAGGSQQQQQQQRLRQQQQQQQQQQALLMQQALQQQQYQSGVLAAAAAAAMTQMEPVSNGNLPPGFDPSTCRSVYVGNVHPNVSESLLIEVFQSTGPVERCKLIRKEKSSFGFVDYYDRRSAAISIMTLHGRHIYGQAIKVNWAYASTQREDTSGHFHIFVGDLSSEVNDATLYACFSTYSSCSDARVMWDNKTGRSRGYGFVSFRNQQEAETAITEMTGKWLGSRQIRCNWATKTNAEEKQEADNHNTVVLTNGSSSNAAMESNQDTGSKENPENNPDFTTVYVGNIGHEVNRDELHRQFYNLGVGAIEEVRVQQEKGFGFVRYSTHGEAALAIQMANGLVVRGKPLKCSWGNKPTPPGTSSKPLPPPVASYQPVAMAGVPQGFSTAELLAYQRQLALSQAAAGQLAGQHGLAGQVSAGLLAAGSQALYDGYPNQSSAQQLMYYN; encoded by the exons ATGAATGGCGCCGGCGGGagccagcagcaacagcagcagcagaggctcaggcagcagcagcaacagcaacagcagcagcaggccCTCCTGATGCAGCAGGCGCTGCAGCAGCAGCAGTATCAGTCcggcgtcctcgccgccgccgccgccgcggccatgaCTCAG ATGGAGCCTGTTTCGAATGGCAATCTCCCACCTGGGTTTGATCCATCCACATGCCGCAGTGT GTATGTGGGAAACGTACACCCTAATGTCAGTGAAAGCCTTCTGATTGAAGTTTTCCAGAGCACTGGTCCAGTGGAAAGATGCAAGCTCATTCGGAAAGAAAAG TCTTCTTTTgggtttgttgattactatgatcGGAGATCAGCAGCTATTTCAATCATGACCCTTCATGGACGTCACAT ATACGGTCAAGCAATTAAGGTGAATTGGGCGTACGCAAGTACACAGAGAGAGGATACATCTG GGCATTTCCATATTTTTGTTGGTGATTTAAGTTCTGAAGTGAATGATGCAACCCTTTATGCCTGTTTCTCAACATATTCTTCTTGTTC TGATGCTCGAGTCATGTGGGACAATAAAACTGGACGCTCCAGAGGTTATGGCTTTGTCTCCTTCCGCAATCAACAG GAAGCTGAAACTGCTATAACTGAAATGACTG GTAAATGGCTTGGCAGCAGACAAATTAGGTGCAACTGGGCAACAAAGACTAATGCAGAAGAGAAGCAGGAAGCTGACAATCATAACACAGTTGTACTAACAAATGGTAGTTCGAGTAATGCAG CAATGGAGTCGAACCAGGATACGGGAAGTAAAGAGAATCCAGAGAACAATCCAGATTTCACTACGGTGTATGTTGGCAACATTGGACACGAG GTTAATCGGGATGAGCTTCACCGTCAATTCTACAACTTAGGGGTTGGGGCTATTGAGGAAGTTCGTGTTCAACAGGAAAAAGGGTTTGGATTTGTAAGGTATAGTACCCACGGCGAAGCAGCATTAGCTATTCAGATGGCCAATGGCTTGGTTGTTCGTGGCAAGCCACTAAAG TGCTCGTGGGGCAATAAACCAACTCCGCCCGGGACATCTTCGAAGCCACTGCCACCGCCGGTTGCTTCTTATCAGCCCGTAGCAATGGCCGGTGTGCCACAAGGCTTCTCAACAGCTGAACTTCTGGCTTACCAGAGGCAGCTCGCCTTAAGCCAGGCCGCGGCCGGGCAGCTCGCCGGACAGCACGGTCTCGCTGGTCAGGTATCCGCGGGGCTCCTTGCTGCTGGTTCCCAGGCTCTCTACGATGGCTACCCAAACCAGTCGTCGGCGCAGCAGCTGATGTACTACAACTAG